tgtaatgtttttattattatttttataaatgaattcaattaaaactaattaattttattaaaatattttaggaatTATAAGTGATGtcaaaatttacaacataaaaactgtAACCACAAACGTCTGTATTTTATCAATTAGCAACTAATTgtgaaaacaatttataataatagacgTAATGGTGTTTGCTCTTTGTGATTTAAACCGAATAATATACATCCTGCTATAATTTGTACATCATTGTGTGAACAAGCAAAATGTTTGTTCACATATTCTATTATAAAGGTAAATAAGCGTAATGCCGAGCAATTTCTCGACAGATACACAACTGTTGATTAACattcattaaatttcattaaacacATTGTCAGTATTACACTTTTCATACAATTACATATTAGTTGCGCCATGCAATGCAAATTATCATCACGAGTAATATTAcgaattagtataatatattcgttttatttatatatatttatataagctagTCATAGTTCTAaagataaaaaagataataaaaaaagtgaataGCAGGCTTTAGGAAAAATAGATTTGATTAATTTCAACGTTCAAGATAGCATAATTAGTTTGGGTGACCCTGACTTCCTGATACCATACTGCatgatattaaacaaaatgttgcgtaaaaatattaataaataagtacagTACCTAGatttaacgaaataaataaatgaaaaagattttatttttcttttacacaAAGTCACAAAAATTTTACTACTTTTATACtgtatatagaattatttttattttgattaaatgatATAGGTGtttctttatgtattatatatatgtgaaagttattcttaaataaaaatttaagtatcaCTGGACTAAATTAAAACTGCTAATAATGCTTACCTTaactttattatcataatttagaaaaaaaacaatgtatgaAATGTGTTACCCAATTCAAAAGtttgaatgttattaaataataaattatcatttatcgTATGCAAGCACCTTTTTAGCTATTTTAGCGTTTAAAGTTTCAAgtgtagatataaaaaaattattaattgtaaaattacttCAGTGGTTTCATTACAGatcactaaaaaaatataacggtaTAAATAACGATTCCACAACTTTTTTGAATGTAAATACTCTAATGCCATCaatgtttacaaaaacaatcgaataaaagaaaattatgaccattataattaaatttatctcgCTTTTAGACTAGGTTAATGTACCTATAGATTTATAGAACGATTGTCAGACCAAATGAATGGCCTATAGGTATTAAGTGAAATGGTGCTATACTCCCTTAGATTTTGATCTCATATCAGCATGTGAGTGTGTACTTGTTGCTAATATGTATTGCGTTATTTACTCCAACTATCGTTATTGGTTGTGTtacataatgttaaaaaaatattcatagtacttataaagaaataaatatctgtttaaattaatttgtttttttctttccgTTATCCTTAAAACATATAAACTATCGTAAAAATTCAGAACGGTATTTTTATACCGATTTGacacataaaacataatattaaatttgaaatttgaagacatcgtcaaataatttaatgttttttaaatgtatttaatttccaACGTAAAGAGCTGGTCTCCCGCTGCAAAACCAGTGCTGTGTTACGACTCGGCTTTACTGAGCTGGCTCAAACtattttacgttaaatttaaattgtgataGTTCCGTTGCGTGGCAAtaagattcttttttttttcaaaataactcCTACAATATCTGTCTCGAATTTCGTTGTTGCTGCAAGTTATGCTGTAAGTATATTTATGCAGATAATTTTTGGTTACGCAATCCAAAATTTATGATATACCGTATCTCGCGCTAGATAACCTAAATATGTACCtcatacctattttatattccaAAGCAAGAAGTAAAGAAACCTTAGAATTCCATATTTCATGTGATTTGCTaatagttttgttatattatacacaGCAGTTcctgattaatattatattaatatctttattaatactaaaataccATATGAATGGAACTTCTTACATccattttacttccaaagtttcgataacaGCTTTGCCGACATTCGAAATGCCATTTTTGCCGAATATATGAATCCAAAAGTTATTTATTCGGCTCCGTCTAACTTAAtttaagtaaagtttatttatttattctaactaAAGCTGCTTGTAGTTCTGTGAAGAACTGTGACTACTgcaatgtattatgtatgtatatttttattgtatatactgCAATAAGAGTATTTAGGGTATGGAAatggaaaattaattatactagCAACACCCGACGTTGTCCTGACTATCTATGTAGATATGCCAATTTTTATGGCAAAAGGTTGAAaggttagttattattatacggGTATTAGTTAAATGCCAACTTCCATATCAATCGGTCAAACAGTGTCTAAGTCTGTTAATCTCAAACAAACATACCAACATCTATAAGGCACGAATAAGCATGAATTATTTACTTGGTAAAAAATAAACCATCAATATGACccaagatttttattattgtaataaatattaatactaatcaTTACTTATACAGTTGTTTTGACTAAATGCATTGGGAATTGTGGTACATACTCTCTCTTCTCTGGTACTTTAGTTTTGTTTctgtaaaaatacaatataaattatttacatttacaaaataaatcaaatagagAAATCAGTATCATATAGCTATTTTAGCAGTATTCTGTATTGATATTCTGTAATGTAATTAAGCTATTTgtcatattttaacaaaaatatgtaacacaaaGTGTTCCGTACTTAAAGTCTGGCATGTCATATTGAtttgtgatatatttaaataaatataggtggCATGGCTTGCATTTctaaaacacaattttattcacagctttaaaaaaaaatgtaaataataatgatttttgatttttcttatataatctttacatttattatagctttgaaagtaaatttgaatgaattataatcttaagatataataattctttatttaaggaCTAaggttaacaatattattaaccgtaacagcctgtgaatgtcccactgctgggctaaaggcctcctctcctctttttgaggagaaggtttggagcttattccaccacgctaagAGTTAAGCTAAGAGTTTTTAGAAACTTACATAGTCTTTTTCCTCTTTGGTATTTCTTGAATGTCAATTGGATCGGTGGTAATAATGATTGGTCTGACTGACCCAAAGAAATCTGTTATGGGAACCTTGCTGGGATCACGTTTGAAAAGGTCTCTTCGAACACCCACTGTTGATAAGCATGCACTTTTTGGACATACAGCGagctacaaaaataaattagtcttatgtaaaaattgacaaatattcaacaaatattCACATGTAAAAGAAAAAGgcgcaataaattatattaatcttttttttttacgctggaaataCTGGAATGgttgtccgaggcgccgagtgcgccccgaacaacggaatacccacttaaaaaccagcggtaccctttccgtcataacgaggagcgccacgggatcgcttacgcatgctaccgcgacgcattgacgggcggcctgcgtatgcaggcctccattctctagggggattaaaagggtactgagaacccctagtcccagcgacgcctattgcggcggagggagaaggtgcgcatagcgcctcattcttctccccagtcttcttcggcggagcgggGCGTcttcttcccgctcccgctccgctgcctccttctgcgacattacattttcacagaaggagaccatttccgaccagcactcatcgcttccgagcatcgagttgatgatgctcggcagggagaggtctccgccgacaactgccgccagagaaagcctctggggcccacgcggcacactccgtcagggtgtgttgcgccgtgtcgattggtgcaccacactcgtggcaggaaggtgacatttccctccgtgctatcttgtgcaggtacttaccgaagcagccgtgtccggtaagtacctgcgtcaacctaaacgagagcgtgcctcgttttcttttgacccagcgacttaagtggggacgtaccgcctccactgtcgtcAGGCCCGCCGTGGGGGACCCcagatcttcctcccatcgggctatcagggcttgctgggctagagccctgatccgctcGACATCCGCctaccctggacggtcgccgcggtaTCTCGCCTCGGCCtggaagcggtacacctctgcgagcacctccgcctggagttcccagggcggatcgcccgctagaagcgtcgccgctgtccaagacaccgtacgataccctcttatcgctcttaccgctatgaccctctgcggcctccgcaggaggacccggttgtgagcagtgagcgcatcgacccatatcggggcaccgtacagtgccatcgacctcactacgccGGCATAGAGGCGCCAacatagcgatcccggtcctcccacgaaattatattaatctgtggtaatattttattaacaaaatattatttaaatagaagatCATTATGTATAGAATAGCATTACAATTGCTTATTTCCCTTTCAGGTACTTACTACACAAATGTTTTTTGGTTAACTTGATAGAACTCtactttatgttaatattacttacaaattCAGACATTGTCTTCATACTGTTGGGATGTACATTTTCCAAGAATTCCAAGACATAGTATGTATACCTATCTATTATGTACACACCTATTGCAGAATCAACATGgtgctgaaataaaatatatttattaaaaacaaaattacttatattattttatatatggcaACATACAGAAAAGTATATGGTATCATAAAGAGGTGTACATACAGAAAGTGAGTCTTCTCCAACTAAACTGCTGGCTGTTGCAAGTATGTTTGGAGAGTAAAACTTTTCATACATGGATGATGCTTGACATGTGtcgattatgaaaaatatttcattatatctataacataaatacaaatagcaTTTAGTGATAGAATCCACATAAACTTCTTAATACAAGCTACAATAAGAGCAAGCATTTAATTTGTATCATAAACAATcataattttttgattaataattagGAACTTAGATATTTTTAGTACTTCATATATATctaaaaactgttttaatgCTTTAAACATATAAACCTTCTTTTCTGCCACATTTGTTCTAGAGCATCTGCTAACTCTTGACTTGTTATTTCTTCAGAATCTTGGAACTTTAGAAAACCATCTCCACCATGCCCAGTGAGATAGATAAGAATATTACTTCCCTCATCGGTGAGAAGACGCTTTGACCTCGGTGTATCAGGAGGTACACGACCAGTTAGAAGACGTACAAAGTTTTCAACTGAAACCTAAAACATTCAAGGAGCTTATGCTCTACTGCATTACCCAACAATTGATATCTTCCTAAACAATTTTGGCTATTGCAGCTACTCTCAATGGGGAAACAACCTTCTGCATAAGATTAAGAGGTATAATTAGAATTACAAACATTTATGCACAATTATGTTTCAGTGGGATAAAAATCCCATACACAAAGTTAGGCGTTTTTAAACATCTTCATTTGCAGCATTATAAGTTAGCTACTTAACCAAAGAGACAGCAAAAATTAACAAAGAATCATCAGTATTTAAAACAAGCAATTAACTATTAACTTACAAAACACAGACAAGCAGTTACAACAAATTTACATCAAAATTAGTTTAAggagattaattaataaataagaaaggtATACTCACTTCATATCCTCTGTAATCTACCTCAACATCATCTCCGTAAACATTAATTTGTTCATgtgcattattaaaaattgtagcTGGGCGGGGATTCCTCGGGTTGCAAGCCATATCGTCAGAAATCATTAGTATAATTTGACTATCAGGAATACCAAGCCGCTTCACACTCCGGTATATCGACAGCACGTTAGCCACATGACGATAGTTGAACCAAAACCTTGATGTATCCACTAATACTGCCCAATTGTTTGTATGATTTGATTTTTGAAACTTTTCAGGAAtctagaaatattaactttgtagtagcttacatataaaaattattttctattaaaatatcaatgacAACCGTACCTCAATCGCATTGCTTATACTCATTGTGAATAAGaaagtaaaaatgaaataatagtaataacgaGTCATTGTTTTCTTGTAAATTTATTGcttaatgcttttattttagtaatgtttaaaaatctagcattttcgtaatattaattgtttcaaaatgaaacatttaattgACATTTGATAATGATAACAAATACAAGCCACTGAAGGAACTTTGAATTTTTGACAACAAAATTTGTCATCTGACAACTTAGATTATGAAAGGAAacctattttgtttatatatctgtattttggaaactaaataaaaaattgttttataaaatgatatgcAAATGTCACAAATATTTTGTGTGCAACGTTTAGCATTTACTATTACTATTAGAATAAATCAATTAAGCTAAGAGTTTATCTTtggtgtattttgttttataccaTCAGTTCAACATTGTttacaatattgaaaaatattcaaatataacctAAAATACCTACGTgcaattttattacacaaattaaaggatgttatactttttaatatcattgCCTAATACATGTATTTAAGCACCAGCAATTTTGTGTTCAGTGTTGCTAGATGTACGATTTAAGTTGTATTCATGAATTTTATTAGATGTTTCGTACGTGTAcgtttaaaagataaatatcgtACGTGATTCGTACGACTATTCCACATATACTAAAAACCGAGATAGGTACCGGTTAATTAATACTATACCATCAACAATTACATCACTAGCTGGGAATTTGGTTTACGCCCGCGAAAATGTAATCGTAAAAACAGTTAAACTCTGTAAAGAAATAGTGAGGATTAGATACTATGGGTTGTTTACTGACAAAattggtaaaattaataattcataggTCTTAAAAATGTACtagttttgtaaataactttgttagGTTATCGTACAACCGACAATTCATAAGTCATAACGTCTGGCAGCACTGATTGAGCTAAACGTCAAAGATTCAACAATATTTGAGAAATGATTGTCAAGTGAACAACAACGTAAACATAAGtctttgtaaattttatcaCAAATAAAAGTCATGACTAATCGTAATCCTAACACTCTTATGAGTGTTCCAGATGaacaatttgattatttatttaaaatagttcttaTCGGTGACTGTGGCACAGGTAAAACATGTATTGTGCAACGATTGAAGTCCGGTAATTTCATAGAAAGACACGGTAATACAATAGGCGTAGACTTTTCAATGAAAACTTTGATAGTGGACGGAAAGAAGGTCAaggtttgtattgtaaataattaattattagcaaGCTTTCAGATCGATAAGtagatttatttctaataaaaatatattagcttCAGATATGGGACACTGCTGGACAGGAAAGATTTAGAACGATAACTCAAAGCTATTATCGGTCTGCGAATGGAGTAATTATAGGTATGTTGTGTAATATGCTATCTGCTATCGGTTTATTTTATGattcaatttacaattataatacatatctatttaattgattataataatgtatgggGCATAAGATGACAAAcagctaataaatatttacttattacacACAATTTTAGAATAAGAAAAGTCCATAAATATAGGTAGCCCACTGGGATCAATAAaatactcggtggtagggctttgtgcgaacTCTTTACTACCCACTTCTtcgatattctactgcaaaaccgCTGTACTTAATTATACAgttgttgtgtttcgatttgagagtgagtgagccagtgtaactaaaggtaTGAGGAATATAGCATGAGTACCCAAGGTTGTTTGAGCATTGtcaatgtaagggatggttaatatttcttacaatgccaatgtctatgggtagaCACTATAACCACTAGCCTGTCCACAAaccatttgtataaaaaaaatgccaaTGATTCTTAGTTTGTTTTATCAAAAGCATGAGTTTCTAATTACTCATGTAATTGGATATTTAGCTGATTCCAACTTAATAGACttattaaatagaaaagtaTTAAAGTTCATTATATATTCTCAAGTATTGTACATGATAGGaaacaaatactaaatataatttatataaaaattttaattttatatattgaaatgctTTTTTTTCAGTGTATGATATTACCAAGAGATCAACATTTCTATCGTTGCAAAAATGGATTGAAGAAGTTAGAAGATACACATCATCCAATGTTATAGTTTCATTAATTGGTAATAAGTGTGATTTGACTGATCAACGTGAAGTTGAGCCAGATGAACCAAAGTCATTTTGTCGCTACATCCCTGAGATTATGTTTGTGATGGAGACATCGGCTAAAGATAACACAAATGTTGAGGATACTTTTCGCAGTTTAGCAACTGAACTGAAGGTACTATTACTATTGTTTCCTATGCCATCTTACAatcaagattatttaaaaaaaaacatatatattatttacagtttaCAATACTACTAAATTCCATATCAAACATCAATTACTTTTCGAATTTATTTGTTCcgatttaaagttaaattttattaaaaaacaatatttgagccattaacttttttttccaGCGGCAACATGATAATAGTGAAGGCCCACCGGCTGAATCAGATTCAGTTGTGCTTGGTGAAAGTCATCCAGTAAGTAGGTGCCAGCCTTGTCGATCTTCTTAGATTATATAGATTAATAGACAAATATGCCATttgttcataattttttattagcgGCCTGCATAacaccaaatatatttttaatctgccATTAATTTATGGCtatgatgatataaatatttgtcacaAATCACTGGTTAAattctgtattattattaactccTGTACCAAGTGTGGTGCTTTTAATTGTAGGTGCTTAAATGAATCTCtatttttgtctataattttgattatgatcaaatatttttgtgacaaaataaaaaagaaaattattaatttaatacttattaaacacaattttaatattatactttatattagtCTTGTGAGACATATGTGGTGCTTAGAAATTgatcatttcaaaataattgcaaCATATAATTATGCCCTACTAACTTAACTACTAAAAAATGGAGACCAAAATAGTTAACTATACagttcactttt
This genomic stretch from Nymphalis io chromosome 17, ilAglIoxx1.1, whole genome shotgun sequence harbors:
- the LOC126775133 gene encoding ras-related protein Rab-43 — protein: MTNRNPNTLMSVPDEQFDYLFKIVLIGDCGTGKTCIVQRLKSGNFIERHGNTIGVDFSMKTLIVDGKKVKLQIWDTAGQERFRTITQSYYRSANGVIIVYDITKRSTFLSLQKWIEEVRRYTSSNVIVSLIGNKCDLTDQREVEPDEPKSFCRYIPEIMFVMETSAKDNTNVEDTFRSLATELKRQHDNSEGPPAESDSVVLGESHPVSRCQPCRSS
- the LOC126775117 gene encoding putative GPI-anchor transamidase, which encodes MTRYYYYFIFTFLFTMSISNAIEIPEKFQKSNHTNNWAVLVDTSRFWFNYRHVANVLSIYRSVKRLGIPDSQIILMISDDMACNPRNPRPATIFNNAHEQINVYGDDVEVDYRGYEVSVENFVRLLTGRVPPDTPRSKRLLTDEGSNILIYLTGHGGDGFLKFQDSEEITSQELADALEQMWQKRRYNEIFFIIDTCQASSMYEKFYSPNILATASSLVGEDSLSHHVDSAIGVYIIDRYTYYVLEFLENVHPNSMKTMSEFLAVCPKSACLSTVGVRRDLFKRDPSKVPITDFFGSVRPIIITTDPIDIQEIPKRKKTINKTKVPEKREYVPQFPMHLVKTTV